The following are encoded in a window of Diorhabda sublineata isolate icDioSubl1.1 chromosome 5, icDioSubl1.1, whole genome shotgun sequence genomic DNA:
- the LOC130444472 gene encoding dihydrolipoyllysine-residue succinyltransferase component of 2-oxoglutarate dehydrogenase complex, mitochondrial — protein sequence MTNMLNLIIRSIPRSTLRHIGNYVEKGVPLVARKHRYVYQGEQLISKYSICSNSANTLSYRTSVILCNRFFQTSNVCLDIQLVKVPPFAESVTEGDVKLEKKVGDYVEADEVVMEIETDKTAMPVHSPAAGVIAEILVKDGDTVKPGQELFKLSVGEGAPPPKAEKPAASEAAPPKPSAPTPPPPPAPKPTEPTPKPAAAPQPTAPKPAAPMSSIPVAAIRHAQSLEAATVKLPPADPTKEISGTRTEHRVKMNRMRLKIAQRLKEAQNVNAMLTTFNEIDMTNIMAFRKENQEAFMKKHNVKLSFMSAFLKASAYALQDLPIVNAVIDGTDILYRDYVDISVAVATPKGLVVPVIRNVERMNYAEIELAIAAVADKARKGQLAVEDMDGGTFTISNGGVFGSLYGTPIINPPQSAILGMHGIFDRPIAIKGQAVVRPMMYIALTYDHRIIDGREAVLFLKKIKQGVENPVTIVAGL from the exons ATGACcaatatgttaaatttaattattagaaGTATACCCCGATCTACACTTCGGCACATAGGAAATTACGTAGAAAAGGGTGTCCCTTTG GTAGCCCGTAAACACCGATATGTATATCAAGGAGAGCAATTGATTAGTAAATATAGTATTTGTTCAAATAGTGCTAACACCTTAAG TTATAGAACGTCAGTTATCCTATGTAACAGATTTTTTCAAACTTCTAATGTGTGCTTGGATATTCAACTTGTGAAAGTACCCCCTTTTGCTGAATCTGTTACTGAAGGAGATGTTAA actCGAAAAGAAAGTCGGCGATTATGTCGAAGCAGACGAAGTTGTTATGGAAATTGAAACAGATAAAACTGCCATGCCTGTACACTCTCCAGCTGCTGGTGTTATAGCGGAAATTTTGGTAAAAGATGGTGATACTGTTAAACCTGGACAAGAATTGTTCAAGTTGAGTGTTGGGGAAGGAGCTCCACCTCCGAAAGCAGAAAAACCAGCAGCATCAGAGGCTGCTCCTCCCAAACCATCAGCACCAACACCACCTCCACCTCCTGCACCTAAACCAACAG AGCCAACACCGAAACCAGCAGCAGCACCACAACCAACAGCTCCAAAACCGGCTGCTCCTATGAGTTCAATACCAGTCGCTGCTATTCGTCACGCTCAGTCATTAGAAGCAGCAACAGTAAAATTACCGCCAGCTGATCCCACAAAAGAAATATCTGGTACACGAACTGAACACAGAGTGAAAATGAATAGGATGAGGCTAAAAATTGCACAGCGTCTTAAAGAGGCTCAAAATGTTAATGCGATGTTGACCACATTTAACGAAATAGATATGAC GAATATAATGGCTTTCCGAAAAGAAAACCAAGAAGCTTTCATGAAAAAACATAACGTAAAGTTGAGCTTTATGTCTGCTTTCCTCAAAGCTTCTGCCTACGCTTTACAAGATCTACCTATTGTAAACGCTGTGATAGATGGCACTGATATTTTATACAGAGATTATGTAGACATTTCAGTTGCCGTTGCGACACCTAAAGGTCTTGTAGTACCTGTTATAAGAAATGTCGAGAGAATGAATTATGCAGAAATTGAATTGGCCATTGCTGCTGTAGCAGACAAAGCTAGAAAAG GACAGTTAGCTGTTGAAGACATGGATGGTGGTACCTTTACCATAAGCAATGGAGGTGTGTTCGGTTCTCTGTATGGCACACCTATTATAAATCCACCACAATCTGCTATTTTGGGAATGCATGGTATATTTGATAGACCAATTGCCATTAAAGGCCAG GCGGTGGTTAGACCGATGATGTACATAGCTCTAACTTATGATCACAGAATCATCGACGGACGTGAAGCTGTATTattcttgaagaaaatcaaaCAAGGAGTGGAAAATCCAGTTACAATAGTAGCTGGCCTTTAA
- the LOC130443967 gene encoding uncharacterized protein LOC130443967 produces MASSAGIYKRILSLIEKCPVDINKAGGRDISDHLKQYVNTAYKENKFESNHSYWDKQYIALQRLVNNNHKNKYKRTLASSATGLTAEQCNIALSNEYLSEVNQKEQSFFKKLISLKSEP; encoded by the exons ATGGCATCTTCCGCTGGAATTTATAAACGAATATTGTCGTTGATAGAAAAGTGTCCTGTCGATATAAATAAAGCAGGAGGGAg GGATATAAGTGATCATTTGAAACAATACGTAAATACGGCTtacaaggaaaataaatttgaatcaaatcaCAGCTATTGGGATAAACAATATATTGCTCTTCAAAGATTAGTgaataataatcataaaaacaaatacaaaagaACACTTGCATCTTCTGCTACAGGATTAACAGCAGAACAGTGCAACATCGCCTTGTCCAACGAATATTTGAGTGAAGTTAATCAAAAAGAACAGtcattcttcaaaaaattaatatctctTAAATCCGAACCTTAA
- the LOC130443966 gene encoding probable methyltransferase-like protein 15 homolog → MFARYIKKCRSLRCFSTLPEQSSADIKKLPHIPVMIEEVLSYLKPSNKNVVMDMTFGAGGHSRRILECAPKIKLIALDRDPLASHYAEQLAEEFPHQVVPLLGRFSDLPKLLQSKGIPQNSIDGILFDFGCSSMQFDDGKRGFSISENGPLDMRMDGNRFPDSIRAADVVAKATEEDLYKIIKTYGEEKQARKIARAIVEARYMFKTLTTTQELSDIVKSVCIEDFRLDKLHRETHVATKTFQALRIFVNNELNEMNYGLILAHRYLKLGGRIVTITFHSLEDTIVKRHLTGNMLGHTVNPLPLRFSNQSLSVSEEIVKHIMEPQWKMLHQHVITPKYEEVENNPRSRSAKLRAAVKIR, encoded by the exons ATGTTTGCTAGATATATTAAGAAATGTAGATCTCTAAGATGCTTTAGTACATTACCTGAACAAAGTTCTgctgatataaaaaaacttccTCATATCCCTGTTATGATAGAGGAAGTTTTAAGTTATTTGAAaccttcaaataaaaatgtagtaATGGATATGACTTTCGGAGCTGGTGGTCATAGTCGTCGTATTTTAGAATGTGCcccaaaaataaaactaatagcTCTTGATAGAGATCCCTTGGCTTCACATTATGCTGAACAATTAGCAGAAGAATTTCCTCATCAAGTAGTACCATTACTTGGACGTTTCTCTGATTTACCTAAGCTACTTCAATCTAAAGGCATACCACAAAATTCGATAGATGGCATACTGTTTGATTTTGGATGTTCATCTATGCAGTTTGATGATGGAAAAAGAGGTTTTTCCATATCGGAAAATGGTCCTCTAGACATGAGAATGGATGGGAATAGATTTCCAG aTTCTATAAGAGCAGCGGATGTTGTTGCTAAAGCAACAGAAGAGGATCtttacaaaataatcaaaacatatGGTGAAGAAAAGCAAGCTAGAAAAATAGCTAGAGCCATTGTAGAAGCACGATATATGTTCAAGACCCTAACGACAACACAAGAATTATCAGATATAGTAAAATCTGTTTGTATAGAAGATTTCAGATTGGATAAATTACATCGTGAAACGCATGTAGCTACAAAAACTTTCCAAGCTCTTAGAATTTTTGTTAACAACGAATTGAATGAAATGAATTATGGATTAATTCTAGCCCACAGATATTTGAAGTTAGGAGGTCGAATAGTAACGATTACGTTTCATTCATTAGAAGATACAATTGTAAAGAGACACTTAACTGGAAATATGTTGGGACATACTGTTAATCCACTTCCATTAAGGTTTAGTAACCAATCACTTTCTGTAAGCGAAGAAATAGTCAAACATATCATGGAACCGCAGTGGAAAATGCTACATCAACACGTTATAACACCTAAGTATGAAGAAGTAGAGAATAATCCTAGAAGTAGATCTGCCAAATTGCGAGCAGCTGTTAAAATCAGATag